Proteins encoded in a region of the Cupriavidus pauculus genome:
- a CDS encoding PLP-dependent aminotransferase family protein: protein MREKTSIQDDGATAWLTGFSAGGGARYLQIVGRIEQAIADGALVPGDRLPPQRRIAALLGVDLTTVTRALTEARRRHLIDARGALGTFVAAPRVELAQRVDLSMNVPPPPDGVDFDDLMRRGVSQVLLRADASLLMTYQLGGGSHSDRAAGVMWLAPMLGAVEPDRLMVCPGAQSALAALILAQTQPGEAILTEPLAYPGVRLAAEQLGRSVIAVDVDADGMRPDALEQACRDRAEGPRARLVYLNPTTQNPTTWTMPESRRHEIVAAAARNDLLIVEDDPYWLLTPDAPPPLARIAPDRVCYVSTMSKCLSPGLRTAFVVLPESVAEEAVLAALRAFALMSAPLTTAVTTQWIHDGAAETLLGGIRREAAARQTIARQLLSSVGQAPPSGIHLWYTLPSYWTSQALANAARAEELRVTPSEAFEVGSQRANAIRISLGGAADRLLLASGLRRLADLLARRPDGIREIVV, encoded by the coding sequence ATGCGAGAGAAAACTTCCATACAAGATGACGGCGCCACTGCCTGGCTGACTGGCTTCAGTGCGGGCGGCGGGGCGCGCTACCTGCAGATCGTGGGACGTATCGAGCAGGCGATTGCCGACGGCGCGCTCGTGCCCGGCGACCGTTTGCCACCCCAGCGGCGAATTGCCGCACTCCTCGGCGTGGACCTGACCACGGTCACGCGCGCGCTCACGGAGGCGCGCCGCCGGCATCTGATCGACGCGCGCGGCGCGCTCGGGACGTTCGTCGCCGCGCCGCGCGTGGAGCTCGCGCAGCGCGTGGACCTCAGCATGAATGTGCCGCCGCCGCCAGACGGCGTGGACTTCGACGACCTGATGCGCCGTGGCGTGTCGCAGGTGCTGCTGCGCGCCGATGCGAGCCTGCTGATGACGTATCAGCTCGGCGGCGGCAGCCATAGCGACCGCGCGGCCGGCGTGATGTGGCTCGCGCCGATGCTCGGCGCCGTGGAGCCGGATCGGCTGATGGTGTGCCCCGGCGCGCAGTCCGCGCTCGCGGCGCTGATTCTGGCGCAGACGCAGCCCGGCGAGGCGATTCTGACGGAGCCGCTGGCCTACCCGGGTGTCCGGCTCGCGGCCGAGCAACTGGGGCGCAGCGTCATCGCGGTGGACGTGGATGCCGATGGCATGCGGCCCGACGCGCTCGAGCAGGCCTGCCGCGATCGCGCGGAAGGGCCGCGCGCGCGGCTCGTCTACCTCAATCCGACCACGCAGAACCCGACCACCTGGACGATGCCCGAGTCGCGCCGGCATGAAATCGTCGCGGCCGCCGCGCGCAACGACCTGCTGATCGTCGAGGACGATCCGTACTGGCTGCTGACGCCGGACGCACCGCCGCCGCTCGCGCGCATCGCGCCCGATCGTGTCTGCTACGTTTCCACGATGTCGAAGTGCCTGAGCCCCGGGCTGCGCACCGCCTTCGTGGTGCTGCCCGAGAGCGTGGCCGAAGAAGCGGTCCTCGCCGCGCTGCGCGCGTTCGCGCTGATGTCCGCGCCATTGACGACGGCGGTGACCACGCAATGGATCCACGACGGCGCGGCCGAGACCTTGCTCGGCGGCATCCGGCGCGAAGCGGCCGCGCGGCAGACCATCGCGCGGCAGTTGCTATCGAGCGTGGGACAGGCACCGCCGAGCGGCATTCACCTCTGGTACACGCTGCCGAGCTACTGGACGTCGCAGGCGCTCGCCAACGCGGCGCGCGCGGAGGAACTGCGTGTCACGCCGTCGGAAGCATTTGAAGTGGGATCGCAGCGCGCGAATGCGATTCGCATCTCGCTGGGCGGCGCGGCGGATCGGCTGCTGCTGGCGAGCGGATTACGCCGCCTGGCCGACCTGCTGGCGCGCAGGCCGGACGGCATTCGCGAAATCGTCGTATAG
- the cyoA gene encoding ubiquinol oxidase subunit II gives MRTCPSPSGSGWRRAAGLALAAGTVLLLSGCTIELLSPKGDIGHQAKDLILVSLFLMLLVVVPVIMLTLIFAWRYRDSNTKATYAPKWAHSTKIEIVVWTIPCVIVAFLGFLIWTSTHKLDPYRPLDSQVEPVEVEVIALNWKWLFIYPQYGVASLNQLAIPVDTPINFKITSESMMNSFFIPQLGSMVYAMAGMQTQLHLIADTPGVYLGQSAAYSGEGFSDMHFKTYATSRADFDAWVAEARRSSTPLTESVYRALEKPSTRDPVTMYSTVAPALFAGTVDKYMKDADPVCRTDSTASLQAFNAITNPVPRAAATGSVTE, from the coding sequence ATGCGTACTTGTCCATCCCCGTCTGGCTCCGGCTGGCGGCGTGCCGCGGGCCTCGCGCTCGCTGCCGGCACCGTGTTGCTGCTCTCCGGCTGCACCATCGAGTTGCTCTCCCCCAAAGGCGATATCGGGCATCAGGCGAAAGACCTGATTCTCGTCTCGCTATTCCTGATGCTGCTGGTGGTCGTCCCCGTGATCATGCTCACGCTGATCTTCGCGTGGCGATACCGCGACTCCAACACGAAGGCAACGTACGCGCCGAAGTGGGCGCACTCGACGAAGATCGAAATCGTCGTCTGGACCATCCCGTGCGTGATCGTGGCGTTCCTGGGCTTCCTGATCTGGACCTCCACGCACAAGCTCGACCCGTACCGCCCGCTGGACTCGCAGGTGGAGCCCGTGGAAGTCGAGGTCATCGCGCTGAACTGGAAATGGCTGTTCATCTACCCGCAGTACGGCGTCGCCTCGCTGAACCAGCTTGCGATTCCCGTCGATACGCCGATCAATTTCAAGATCACGTCCGAGTCGATGATGAACTCGTTCTTCATCCCGCAGCTCGGCAGCATGGTCTACGCGATGGCGGGCATGCAGACCCAGCTGCATCTGATCGCCGATACGCCGGGCGTCTACCTCGGCCAGTCGGCCGCGTATAGCGGCGAAGGCTTCTCCGACATGCACTTCAAGACCTACGCCACCTCGCGCGCGGACTTCGATGCATGGGTCGCCGAAGCCAGGCGCTCGTCCACGCCGCTGACCGAGTCGGTCTACCGCGCGCTGGAAAAGCCCAGCACCAGGGACCCCGTCACGATGTATTCGACCGTGGCGCCCGCGCTGTTCGCCGGGACCGTCGACAAGTACATGAAGGATGCCGACCCTGTCTGCCGCACCGACAGCACGGCTTCGCTGCAGGCCTTCAATGCCATTACCAATCCTGTCCCCCGCGCGGCCGCGACCGGCAGCGTGACGGAGTAA
- a CDS encoding DUF4148 domain-containing protein, whose amino-acid sequence MPARTARTESLNRLNLTTALQAMILAASAFVALHVQSAHAETAAQRQTLAALKASKPQPCNAPVTHASLERELANLEAAGFNPAGNDNDYPQNLERAERIVAAHTPACTMG is encoded by the coding sequence ATGCCAGCACGCACCGCACGTACGGAAAGCCTCAACCGCCTGAACCTGACCACGGCATTGCAGGCCATGATCCTCGCCGCGAGCGCCTTCGTGGCCCTGCACGTGCAGAGCGCGCATGCGGAGACCGCCGCGCAGCGGCAGACGCTTGCCGCGCTGAAGGCCAGCAAGCCGCAGCCGTGCAACGCGCCCGTCACGCATGCGAGCCTCGAGCGCGAGCTCGCGAACCTCGAAGCCGCGGGGTTCAACCCTGCCGGTAACGACAACGACTACCCGCAGAACCTGGAGCGCGCGGAACGCATCGTCGCCGCGCACACGCCGGCCTGCACCATGGGCTGA